Genomic segment of Salvia hispanica cultivar TCC Black 2014 chromosome 2, UniMelb_Shisp_WGS_1.0, whole genome shotgun sequence:
TGTTGAAAACTACATGTCTGATGCCAACTGGAAACTATGTTGGTTCCAAAACTATAATCATCATATGCATGTTCATGCTAGCAACTGAGTGAGACCCACACTAACTCTATTATCGAACGCGCTTATCAGGACAACGTGAAACACACAACTTGTTTGGAAGAGGGGTACGATGGTTAGGGCATTATACATAACAATCAGAAACACCACCTATGTACATACAGACAAAGTTAGATGTCAACTGTCAAAACATGTCATCATGCTGGAGCTTCATGAGCTTTGACGAACCGGCCCTTCACTCGCTTCCTAGTATCTGCTCTTGCTTTTCTGGACTCATATCTTATATGTTTGTCGTATCTACACATGAATGTCATGACAATATCAGAACAAAATGGCCAGggatttcatattttcttagTGGTGAAAGAGAATGAGAGGAAGTAGTTAACCTccttgttttcttcttttccttgTATCGTTGCATAGCGTTGCCTCTATTCTTTGCCAGAAGCTCGATGTCACTCTTTGACATAGCTGCCATACTTTCGCTTGCCAATAGAATAGACTGATTTGTGAACTGCAAATCTTTCGAACCACCTAAGGATTCGGGTTTGGTTAAACCGGAACATGGTGGCCTTGATACAGGTACATTATTACTCTCTGGTGTGCAGGCCCCTGACATGGAGTCTGGTTATTGGCAGCATTCTGCATTATAAATGAGACCAAAAtctaacataaaaaaaactttaagCATAGAGAATACAGGACTGTAAGACAATATTATTTCTGCTTCTTCCACCACTTATTCGCAGCTCCCATCACAATAATTGACAAATATGAACATTTTTTGGCCACTAGCAAGCATATCAAAGTCCAAGATTCTGAGAAACTACGATTTGGCAGTCACATCCAGATTTTGTGAAGTTCTTGCATGCGCTCGTTGCAGATATCCTAATATAAAACTCATAACCAGATGACCTTACAATGTGGATAAACAACAGGCCAATAATGTAATGATTAATCTTAGAAAAGCAGAACATGGTATATCTTTTTAGTATAGTATTGATGAAATTAGATGAACTATGAAGAGTCTTTACTTCTCAAACTAAAACCGATACGTCCTAATCTAGGATGCCAATAGCCAATAGCCACCACCAGCCAGAAATCTGGACTAAAATGAACGGACAGGACGGACATCAATGTCTACTTATTAGGATCAATTATGAATCACTAAAGGACATCAAAGTTAGATGAAAGGGTTCTGAAGTAAAAATGCTTACGTGAAAGGGGATTATATCTTCCTTGGCAACAGAACAGTTCACTCCAGAGATGTCCACCACTCTTCTCTTTGCCAATGATGCTTCCCCATAACTTTTCATAGTGTACATGTCACTTCCTCCAAATTCTAGTTCAACGGGGCTAGACTCCTCATGGCCCCTCAATTGTCCCAGATTGAAGTCCCATATCTGCAGAAGCGAATGCAGCATATTTATCAGCAAAGGAAGAACAGGATAGGAAAGAAAGCATTTGATAATCAGCACTAATGgtctttcattttgaaaaacacTCCCCACCCTCCAATTTTGCATTGTTGGAACTTAGTAGATTTTGTACAAAAACAAGGTCTTATCGGCATGCCATCATAAGTCTGAAAGTTGGTTTATCAGAATCAGATACCTATTTAACTGGAGAAGGGAAAGAagcaaaagtaaaaaaggcCGCCTGCATGCGCTCATCAGAAAGCAGCTAGGAGAGAAAGTAGTACAAACTCAGCTTCAAAAGGGGATTTGCAAGAAAGGTCTAATACGGGCAATGGATTTGCAACTCAGCATGTTGCGCGCATATGTCTTGCCTACGACTACGAGCTTAGTTTCTGCCCAAACATTGCAGACTAAAAACAATTCACTAGCGAAGACAAGAATTGAGTTTCACATTATGTGAAGAATGACGAGTGGAGTAACATATACCACAAAATCCTCAAACATTTTGGTGCATTTCCAGAAATGAGTCGTGCAATAACATTTCATTGATCTTCCTAAATTCGAAACTTTAAATCCGAAATTCTCGAATTGCAAGCATTGAAAAGTACTAGCACATTGCAAAATAGTCCATATATCATTGAATAAGTTGTCAAAATTGTTTATGAAATGATCGGGGAACATGAAACATACATGCAGTGGTGGTGTTGTGATTGGGCGGCGTGGGCATCAATAGCAACGACGTAAATTCCTGTTGCACATCCTGTTCGCGCCTCGGCGTCCCCGGTTCTAAATCCTCCCTATCTCCACCACAGCCGCCATCAGCTAACAATTCGATAAGCTGCTGCAGAATTCTTCTTCTTATCGGGAACCATGAGATCGTCCACTCGTAGGGCTTGTCGACGGACAGCCCGAGAAACTGTCGCCGTCCGTCGAGCAGCGGAAGGACGCCGGCTGGGCGGCGCAGCTGTCACAGATCTGGGAGCGGAGATGCTTCTTGGAGAGGGCGTTGGCGGAGTGCACCTGCTGGTCACACCACAGGCAGAGCTGAGCGGTGTCCGCGCGGCAGTACAGAATCGCCTGCCTCGACCCGCAGAAATCACACCAAACCATCGCAACAccaatactactcctatttgaTTGAtggattaaatattttgtagtactactataagaTTTCCACCAAAACTTCCCAATATGGAAATAAAGTTGTTTTGATGAAATTGGTAGATTTTTCATATGATTAAAAGAGTGTTGGTGGCAGAATTTTGCACTTTATGGGAAGGTAGGTGATGATAATGATGAAGGtgtagttatttatttatattcatttcatCACTCCACACATTGACTAATAGATTAAAgattagtatttttaaattttaattaagtttagAAATATCCTAATTTCTATTAATGGAAACCTCTCTGTGCAAGTTTGTGGATTTGTCTGGTGTACGGAGTAGACGACTTGTAAAATATCTTAACCTTTTTGCTGACCTGGCATGggcatctttttcttttttgcctTTTACCGACATTATTTATCTTCACTCTTCAACCCATACTTCCTTAACAATGAACATGTGGAAATAATGGCATTTACCACCGGCCATATCACATGTCACTTATAAACTTAAATCTTATAACCAAATTTTTAACAATGCTGACACTTTTTTACAATTATGAAACAAtcataaaactttttttttttaccaacaTGAAATAATGATGACACATTTTGTACTTCACATAGATAAAGAGTTAAACGCCGTTTAAACACATATAACGGAAtgtactaaattaaaaaacgtATGAActttttgtattaatataaaataaaagtgacaCATTATGTATGGGAAATGTATTTACCCCTTTTTTATCGAGTACAATACAACTGAGCAATTAGAGTAGAGAAATCTTATTGAAGAGTTCGCATTAAGTCCATAATAATTATGTTATGGGTGGCTGTCCCATTTAAAATGTGTCTCCGAGCACAAGCAATTGGTTGGATGTACATTGATTAAGCAATTGGACTCCCAACTATGCGAAATATGACAACcacttatattattacatatatGGTTTGAAAGGGGAAGGATTAATAACGTGACGGATCTAGCTAGCAATACAAAACTTGCATgtcaaaacaaacaataaataaaatatttaagtaattaCATTTTCATCAATTCAATGCAAGAAATAGTAGCAAATGTTTCCTTCTCGAATATATACAGATAGTCTTTTGTAATATGAGATCGACTCAATCTCACTTTCACCAATTTCAAGTTCGTTGAATTCCTATTGCttaatacaatatttttcaacCGTTATGAAATGCTTCTATGAAAATGGGACGGAAGTAGTATGATACAAGTGCATTGTAAATCTGTTATTCTTGGCATCAATAATCCAGTAAACCTGAATCACAaggaagagagaagaaagatatAGATTTTGTCAATAGAGGCCCAGTATGAAAAGTGGGCtatgaaaaagtgaaaaatatgtGTGGTACTCTACctttgtagtagtactatttctttttctaatagcaaaatttattttctccgGCCTTTTCCAAAAGTCTAGCCCTGTATGTCAAATCAATTACTATCACTcaattttgtactccctccgttccatagtaattgaggcgtttcttttcggcacgaaaatgagttaagtaaagagagaataataaagtggaaaatgaaaaaagtagtgagatgaagagagaaaaaagcaagaaagagtaaagtaggtgtggaaaaatatgttgacttttgAGAAAATGACTCTGTGTTACTATGaaacataccaaaatgacaaaatgactctattactaagGAACGGAGTGAGTAGATCTTAGGGAAGCAAGTGGTTGAGAACTATCTTAAAATGAGTTTGGGTTTAGGTTGACaacttatatattttgtgtcaCCAACTGATATGCTTTTTACTTCCAAGTTTCAATTGATAAGttctcaaaatttttattttaagatagtTTTAATTGAATCACTCTCTATTAAGGAAATGAATTGAAAAGCAAAAAGATActatattttggaattttataCTGCAATTTTATGAATGAAGTTTGAACGCTAGGCTTTAGGTCCAATTCAACTTGGTGTTAGAGCCTTAGAGGGATATGTCTATGTATAGTTTAAAACTACAATATCAGTATATCTTAAAGAATTGCTTAGCTCGAAAGTGAAACTTTTCGAACTAAAAGTATGAGTGGTTCAAATATGTAGAAATGCTCCTAAAAGGTAATATGAGATTTAttagataaagaaaataagaagtgGAAAATGGGAATAATTGAAGAGGGGGGAATGGGCGAGGGGAAATATATGGAATGAAAGAGAAAGGTGTTAGTCCATGTCTTTGATGTCAGAGTATTCAGTgaaaaagaatcaaaagatTCCTCCTTTTCTGATAACTCCCAATACACATATTCCGCCATCTCGTGATTACCTACTCcttgctttttctttttctttttctttttctttttttcttgtttttttaagtaattttGTTAGAGTTATATACGCACACAGTGATCTCGGGTCAAACCCAATATGAATCCGGATTTGacgatttttttaaagttttctTTTGAATGACTTCTCGGGGTCAAATGCCTCCCAATTTTCTGCCTATGATGGGAACGACAAATTAAGGTGGACGAAGGGGAACAATGAGATGGAGGTGGAGGATGtgaaatgtaatgaaattataaaaatatgattgattgataaaaatagttcaaattaatccatttataattttagattcTTAGTGGGTCAattaatatttggaatttgttTGAACATCTTAATCATTTATAATCTAATATTATAGTATTCTCTTTCAACACAAAGTTGATATCCAATCCAGGGCACATACCTCTTTGTTAATAacggaataaaattaaataagtgtaaaattttatttaattaattcaacttttaggtgaagtaaaatattgattattgagaTTAATTACGAGATTATATGGGAGACAAAAAAGTGAGAAATGGGAGTGAGGAGGGTAGTGGTTTTGATTCTTTTGGAGATATGATATCTCACTCCATAACCTTTCACAACACAACTCCTACTTActagtagtatgatttttcatgaCCATCAAACTCCCACATAACATTTCCCctttgaagaaattaaaacaaaaatggcAACTCCAAACATGGCTACTATTGAGAGATCCTTGCAAAACTGCTCCTTGAACCACCAACTCGCAGTGCCGGCGGCGGAGACGTTGGAACTCAATTCAGAAGCCACAGCCCTCCCTTTGCACTGGGAGCAATGCCTTGATTTAAaggtagtagtagtagtaacaaaatatacaatatttttctataaaaaacgAAATAAAATTAGTCCTACTATTATTGTTGATTAATAACAGAGCGGTGAGATATACTACATCAATTGGAAGACGGGCATGAAAGCGACGGAGGATCCACGGACGGTGGACTTCTCGGAGGAGGACAGCAGCGACGGGTCGTCATCGCCTTCTTCATCAACAGAGCAATGGGGTGGTCAACAAAATTGTtgtgatgaagaagaagaagaaaagagtgagaatactaatactaatactaatactaatactaatactaatactaataatgtggTGGTGGTGGCTGGATGCAAGGCCTGCCTAATGTACTACATGCTGCCCAAACACCTGCAAATATGTCCCAAATGTTGTGCTCAACTTCTCCACCTTGATCCATCCCAAAATGCACCCTCttcttgaaaacaaaaatcctcttttttctcttaatcAGCCAAAATGCATTCTTAATCTTGTATTcattctttacattttatgatttcttgcattatattttaattttcacgcatttattgtttttaaaaattggtaCCAGTGTGTGTAGTAAGAGAAGTAGTGTGCAGATGAATATGGTTCAATGTTTGGGCCTTTCGGGGTATGAATACCGTTTGCTTATAAAAGGACTCTATATTTTCATGAAATCTGAAATGTATGTTATAGCAATGTGAGATCTTGTTTTTTctccacattttttatttattttttcaattcattttcaaattatattgaCGTTGTagattattttgaaatacatcaaattgaaaagataaaagagGATAAAAGCACCCGTGAGTTCGGATCTCACCCCCATTTActcatatatttatgtatttggttgatttaattgattattcaaatttgtaattaatactaaaatttaattaaaattaaaactctGATTCcagaaaacataaacatacttgaaattaataaatcctTATTATcaattcacaaaattcaagTATACGTTCTGAATTTGCTGGGGGGGAGTCAGAATTTGACAATCTGGACAACCTACCTCAAGCTATATATTGGTAAGGTCCAAATAACTTTTAAGGGTTTCAAGATTCTCGACCCAACGCATCGTAAAGGGACTTACCTTTGttgtttttatctatattGGACCATTGGTCCTATTGAGCTACACCTACATCGAATCAAGTTTGATTTGCTATTTATAAGTTGGTGATAAAGTAAGTAATGCAGGAATCATGAGATAGATGAAAGTGTTACAATAGTTTGGACACTCTAGGAGGAACCACAACAGAGGAGCCAGCGGCTCGTGGCTCGGCCGCAGCTCCCTATTGCTTGTGCCACCAAGGCCGCGGCGGGGGGGTGCCCAAGGGAGAGCCACGACGGCGGCTCGGCCACGCCTCCCTATTGTGGCAGACGAGAGCCGCGGCTCCCCCTttaccgatttttttttaattttataataatttcaaaaattatttataaatacctCATTGCCAAAATACTCAATAATCCTATATAGGgttgggtcgatacgatataccgtatcaaaat
This window contains:
- the LOC125206358 gene encoding zinc finger protein CONSTANS-LIKE 1-like — translated: MVWCDFCGSRQAILYCRADTAQLCLWCDQQVHSANALSKKHLRSQICDSCAAQPASFRCSTDGDSFSGSDGGCGGDREDLEPGTPRREQDVQQEFTSLLLMPTPPNHNTTTACMFHIWDFNLGQLRGHEESSPVELEFGGSDMYTMKSYGEASLAKRRVVDISGVNCSVAKEDIIPFHSRFLAGGGYWLLAS
- the LOC125203554 gene encoding uncharacterized protein LOC125203554 isoform X2 — its product is MATPNMATIERSLQNCSLNHQLAVPAAETLELNSEATALPLHWEQCLDLKSGEIYYINWKTGMKATEDPRTVDFSEEDSSDGSSSPSSSTEHNTNTNTNTNNVVVVAGCKACLMYYMLPKHLQICPKCCAQLLHLDPSQNAPSS
- the LOC125203554 gene encoding uncharacterized protein LOC125203554 isoform X1; the protein is MATPNMATIERSLQNCSLNHQLAVPAAETLELNSEATALPLHWEQCLDLKSGEIYYINWKTGMKATEDPRTVDFSEEDSSDGSSSPSSSTEQWGGQQNCCDEEEEEKSENTNTNTNTNTNTNTNNVVVVAGCKACLMYYMLPKHLQICPKCCAQLLHLDPSQNAPSS